Proteins from a genomic interval of Pseudomonas silesiensis:
- a CDS encoding gluconokinase, which produces MNHPITALVIMGVAGCGKTCVSEALCQLSGATAIEGDSFHPAANIEKMSAGIPLNDEDRAGWLDSLCAELRRIDAKGERPVLTCSALKHIYRERLRSALPGLGFVFLELTPEVAADRVSHRPGHFMPSTLIDSQFATLESPVGEPLTLALDASNHSVDQLAKQAHDWWQAHGLKRAV; this is translated from the coding sequence ATGAATCATCCCATCACAGCCCTGGTCATCATGGGCGTTGCCGGTTGCGGCAAGACGTGCGTCAGCGAGGCCTTGTGCCAGCTCAGCGGCGCGACCGCCATTGAAGGCGACTCCTTTCACCCTGCCGCCAATATCGAAAAGATGAGCGCAGGTATCCCTCTGAACGACGAAGACCGTGCCGGCTGGCTCGACAGCCTGTGCGCCGAGCTGCGCCGCATTGACGCCAAGGGCGAACGCCCGGTACTCACCTGCTCGGCTCTCAAACACATTTACCGTGAACGTCTGCGCAGCGCTTTGCCGGGCCTGGGCTTCGTATTCTTGGAGCTGACGCCTGAAGTCGCCGCCGATCGTGTCTCTCATCGTCCGGGCCACTTCATGCCGTCAACGTTGATCGACAGTCAGTTCGCGACCCTTGAATCACCCGTTGGTGAGCCCCTGACCCTGGCTCTGGACGCTTCGAACCACAGCGTCGACCAATTGGCGAAACAAGCACATGACTGGTGGCAGGCGCATGGCCTGAAACGCGCCGTATGA
- a CDS encoding LacI family DNA-binding transcriptional regulator, translating to MTSPKNDKNTRTTGRPTLNEVARLAGVSPITASRALRGVSTVATELVEKVQKAALELNYVVNPAARALASAQSHSVVVLVPSLSNLLFIETLEAIHQVLRPKGFEVLIGNFHYSRDEEENLLRNYMAYQPRGLLLTGFDRTESSRRMIEASNIPCVYMMELDSAAGLNCVGFSQLAAGETAAEHLLSRGRKRLAYIGAQLDQRTLLRGEGFRKALQKAGLYDPDLEVLTPRASSVGLGGELFLQLMASHPDVDAIFFGNDDLAQGALLEAMRCGIKIPQQVAILGFNDLPASAHMVPRLSSISTPREAIGRRSAELMLTLLAGNPVAKPVQDMGFELKVREST from the coding sequence ATGACCTCTCCTAAAAACGATAAAAATACCCGCACCACTGGCCGCCCTACCCTCAATGAAGTCGCACGCCTGGCCGGTGTCAGCCCGATAACCGCGTCCCGCGCCTTGCGCGGCGTCAGTACGGTGGCCACCGAACTGGTGGAAAAAGTCCAGAAAGCCGCCCTTGAGCTCAACTACGTGGTCAACCCCGCTGCCCGCGCGTTAGCCTCGGCCCAGAGCCATTCCGTGGTGGTTCTGGTGCCGTCGCTGTCCAACTTGCTGTTCATCGAGACGCTGGAAGCCATTCATCAGGTTTTACGCCCAAAGGGCTTCGAAGTACTGATCGGCAACTTCCACTACTCGCGCGACGAAGAAGAAAACCTGCTGCGCAATTACATGGCCTATCAACCACGCGGCTTGCTGCTGACCGGGTTCGATCGCACCGAAAGTTCGCGACGGATGATCGAGGCGAGCAACATTCCGTGCGTGTACATGATGGAACTGGACAGCGCCGCCGGGCTCAACTGCGTCGGTTTCTCGCAGCTCGCGGCCGGTGAAACGGCGGCGGAACATTTGCTCTCTCGGGGTCGCAAGCGCCTGGCCTACATTGGCGCGCAGCTGGACCAACGCACGTTGCTGCGCGGGGAAGGTTTTCGCAAAGCCCTGCAAAAGGCCGGTTTGTATGACCCGGACCTTGAAGTACTGACTCCGCGCGCCTCCTCCGTCGGTTTGGGCGGCGAGTTGTTCCTGCAGCTGATGGCCAGTCACCCGGACGTCGACGCAATCTTCTTCGGCAACGACGACCTGGCCCAGGGCGCATTGCTCGAAGCGATGCGTTGCGGGATCAAGATTCCGCAGCAGGTAGCAATCCTCGGCTTCAACGATTTGCCGGCCTCGGCCCATATGGTCCCGCGGCTGAGCAGCATCAGCACACCTCGCGAAGCCATTGGCCGGCGTTCGGCGGAGTTGATGCTGACCCTGCTGGCTGGCAACCCGGTGGCCAAACCGGTGCAGGACATGGGGTTTGAGTTGAAGGTGCGCGAGAGTACCTGA
- a CDS encoding glutathione S-transferase family protein has product MEHSLKILGKASSINVRKVLWTCEELGVAYEREDWGGGYASTHAPEFLRLNPNALVPVIIDEAGVLWESNTICRYLAGKHQNTDLLPHDPAARARVEQWMDWQATELNAAWSYAFTALVRKDPEFQDPHHIAAGVRGWNQKMGILEHQLATTKAYVAGPRFTLADIVIGLSVNRWLMTPMDRPDYPAIDEYFQRLAQRPGFLKYGCNGLP; this is encoded by the coding sequence ATGGAACATTCACTGAAAATCCTGGGTAAAGCTTCATCAATCAACGTCAGAAAAGTCCTGTGGACCTGTGAGGAACTGGGCGTTGCCTACGAACGCGAGGATTGGGGCGGCGGTTATGCCTCGACTCACGCGCCGGAGTTTCTCCGGCTCAATCCCAACGCGCTGGTGCCGGTAATCATCGATGAGGCCGGCGTGCTGTGGGAATCCAACACCATCTGTCGTTATCTGGCCGGCAAACACCAGAACACCGATCTGCTGCCGCACGACCCGGCTGCCCGCGCCCGGGTGGAGCAGTGGATGGATTGGCAAGCCACCGAACTCAATGCGGCCTGGAGCTATGCGTTCACGGCGCTGGTGCGCAAGGATCCGGAGTTCCAGGACCCCCATCACATTGCCGCCGGCGTGCGCGGCTGGAATCAGAAGATGGGCATCCTCGAGCATCAGCTCGCGACCACCAAGGCTTATGTCGCCGGACCACGATTCACCCTGGCCGACATTGTCATCGGGCTGTCGGTCAATCGCTGGCTGATGACGCCGATGGATCGACCCGATTACCCGGCCATCGACGAGTACTTCCAGCGTTTGGCACAACGTCCGGGGTTCTTGAAATACGGCTGCAACGGCCTGCCTTGA
- a CDS encoding peptidase inhibitor family I36 protein, whose product MKRVPMICKIASSVMAITSMVMPLIGVAQEPKVSSKYTLFAPSMNKQQTIDIQKKIDTQLLLKTGGQQISPTQVAYDNGGAVITFAVTSTPNTTCDFGYVCFWEHNNYVGKKLSLRSHPTAITVNLAQYDMSNKISSWRHNNNLFYVAIGGASQANGGGQMVMANTMDDYLGGGCCPFAIEHSTRHATPPEFYFRPSLKYDNAMVSVVFKPYPW is encoded by the coding sequence ATGAAAAGAGTACCCATGATTTGTAAAATTGCATCGAGCGTCATGGCCATCACCAGTATGGTCATGCCCCTGATCGGTGTAGCGCAAGAGCCCAAAGTATCAAGCAAGTACACTTTATTTGCTCCATCGATGAACAAGCAGCAGACAATCGACATTCAGAAAAAAATCGACACGCAGTTACTTCTCAAAACTGGCGGCCAGCAAATCAGCCCTACTCAGGTTGCCTATGACAATGGGGGCGCGGTGATCACATTTGCTGTAACAAGCACCCCAAACACGACTTGCGACTTTGGTTATGTGTGTTTCTGGGAGCATAATAATTACGTGGGAAAAAAATTGTCACTTAGAAGCCACCCGACTGCAATCACTGTGAACCTCGCGCAATACGACATGAGCAACAAAATTTCATCCTGGAGACATAATAACAATTTGTTCTACGTAGCCATCGGTGGAGCATCGCAGGCAAATGGCGGAGGTCAAATGGTCATGGCCAACACCATGGATGACTATCTTGGAGGCGGGTGCTGCCCATTTGCTATCGAGCACTCAACCCGGCATGCAACACCACCGGAGTTTTACTTTCGGCCGTCATTGAAATATGACAATGCAATGGTAAGCGTCGTCTTTAAGCCCTATCCATGGTAG
- a CDS encoding peptidase inhibitor family I36 protein produces MKAIGFVDCIALCLGLGALFYFYANQASGKQSGYALFIPAMTAEQTAAIQLQIDQQLSRKPAGRQVSATQVVYDNGAVVMTFPVPGDANPTDPVCDYGYFCVWDGWDYTGRKLSLASTPVSRPVNLADYNMSHQVSSWQHNNKAHAVKVFGVDGPGAKGNMVMSNIKEIVLGRGCCPFSIPEQASTKGTWTELNAQSRLVEHNDRIVSVAFSPLFILVAQ; encoded by the coding sequence ATGAAAGCCATAGGGTTCGTTGACTGCATTGCGTTATGCCTTGGCCTGGGCGCGCTGTTCTATTTTTATGCCAATCAGGCGTCGGGCAAGCAGAGCGGGTACGCATTGTTCATTCCCGCGATGACTGCCGAACAAACAGCAGCTATTCAGCTGCAGATCGATCAACAACTCAGTCGAAAGCCCGCCGGACGCCAGGTCAGTGCCACTCAAGTGGTTTATGACAACGGTGCCGTCGTGATGACATTTCCGGTGCCCGGTGACGCCAATCCAACTGACCCCGTGTGTGACTATGGTTATTTTTGTGTCTGGGATGGCTGGGATTACACGGGCAGGAAATTGTCGCTGGCCAGCACACCGGTCAGCCGTCCCGTTAACCTGGCGGACTACAACATGAGCCATCAGGTGTCATCCTGGCAGCATAATAATAAAGCTCACGCCGTGAAGGTGTTCGGAGTAGATGGGCCAGGCGCGAAGGGCAACATGGTCATGAGCAATATCAAAGAAATCGTCCTCGGGAGGGGCTGCTGTCCGTTCAGCATTCCCGAACAGGCCAGCACCAAAGGTACCTGGACCGAACTCAATGCCCAGAGCAGGCTGGTCGAGCACAACGACAGGATAGTCAGCGTCGCTTTTTCGCCCTTGTTTATTTTGGTTGCCCAGTAG
- a CDS encoding GNAT family N-acetyltransferase, whose amino-acid sequence MPNIQYTLLAEPLWPLMNKFYRAHQSSMKAVRDARLWVARRDDIVGALCLRPVSGGHWLTGLFVDPACREQGIAAALIAEAVKGLDSPVWLFCHPDLRGFYERRGFTFDPPMPYAMVERLSRYARSKPMIAMGLEVDGFVVDSV is encoded by the coding sequence ATGCCCAACATCCAGTACACCTTGCTCGCCGAGCCCTTATGGCCGTTGATGAACAAGTTCTATCGCGCCCATCAATCGTCGATGAAAGCGGTCCGCGATGCTCGGCTGTGGGTCGCCAGACGCGACGACATCGTGGGTGCGCTGTGTTTGCGGCCGGTCTCGGGCGGGCATTGGTTGACGGGGTTGTTCGTGGATCCGGCCTGCCGGGAACAGGGCATCGCCGCCGCGTTGATCGCCGAAGCGGTCAAAGGCCTCGACAGCCCGGTGTGGTTGTTCTGCCATCCGGACTTGCGGGGTTTTTATGAGCGGCGTGGTTTTACTTTCGACCCGCCTATGCCTTACGCCATGGTCGAACGGTTGAGCCGCTATGCGCGCAGCAAACCGATGATTGCCATGGGCCTGGAGGTGGATGGTTTTGTGGTGGATTCGGTTTAA
- the def gene encoding peptide deformylase, producing the protein MIREILKMGDERLLRIAPPVPAEMFDSPELWQLIDDMFQTMESVGGVGLAAPQIGVDLQLVIFGFEHSERYPDAEAVPQTILINPLITPLSPVLEEGFEGCLSVPGLRGAVDRYQQIRYEGVDPKGQPILRIAEGFHARVVQHECDHLIGRLYPSRITDFRKFGFTEVMFPELDPAADD; encoded by the coding sequence ATGATCCGTGAAATTCTGAAAATGGGCGACGAGCGCCTGCTGCGCATCGCCCCGCCGGTACCGGCAGAAATGTTCGACAGCCCCGAGTTGTGGCAACTGATCGACGACATGTTCCAGACCATGGAAAGCGTCGGCGGCGTCGGCCTGGCGGCCCCGCAGATCGGCGTCGACCTGCAATTGGTGATCTTCGGTTTCGAGCACAGCGAACGCTATCCGGATGCCGAAGCGGTGCCGCAGACCATTCTGATCAATCCGCTGATCACGCCGTTGAGCCCTGTCCTCGAAGAGGGATTCGAAGGCTGCCTGTCGGTACCCGGCCTGCGCGGCGCGGTGGATCGATACCAGCAGATTCGCTACGAAGGTGTCGATCCCAAGGGGCAGCCGATTTTGCGCATCGCCGAGGGGTTCCATGCACGGGTGGTGCAGCATGAATGCGATCACCTGATCGGTCGGTTGTATCCGTCGCGCATTACCGATTTCCGCAAGTTCGGATTTACCGAAGTGATGTTTCCGGAGCTTGATCCCGCTGCGGACGATTAA
- a CDS encoding YihY/virulence factor BrkB family protein yields the protein MIFPDMKGLPIHRVLVRTVTEFIDDEMSTYASALAYQMLFSLFPFILFLIALIGFLHLPDFFSWLRLQSELVLPPQALEQVNPVIDQLQQSTGGLLSIGIVIALWTASAGVRLMMSAMNAAYDVVEGRPAWKRFPLSIIYTIGIAGMLLVAAALMVLGPQVMGWIAAQVGVEEFIVTVWTIARWPVVVILMMVAVALIYYVMPDVKQEFRFITPGSVLAVVVWILASVGFGLYVKTFADYNAMYGSIGAIIVLLLYFYISAAVLLLGAEMNAVIEHMSTEGKNAGEKVAGEPEPKHHVSGLGRDHSIKPSTDEVTK from the coding sequence ATGATTTTCCCGGACATGAAAGGTCTGCCCATTCATCGTGTGTTGGTGCGCACGGTCACCGAGTTCATCGACGACGAGATGTCGACCTATGCCTCGGCGCTGGCCTATCAAATGCTGTTCTCGCTGTTCCCCTTCATCCTGTTCCTGATTGCCCTGATCGGTTTCCTGCACCTGCCGGACTTCTTCTCCTGGCTGCGCCTGCAATCGGAACTGGTCCTGCCACCCCAGGCACTGGAGCAGGTGAACCCGGTGATTGATCAACTCCAGCAGTCCACGGGTGGCTTGCTGTCGATCGGTATCGTGATCGCGCTGTGGACCGCGTCCGCCGGCGTGCGATTGATGATGAGTGCGATGAACGCCGCCTACGATGTGGTTGAAGGTCGTCCGGCGTGGAAGCGTTTCCCGCTGTCGATTATCTATACCATTGGCATTGCCGGCATGCTGTTGGTCGCTGCCGCATTGATGGTGCTCGGGCCGCAGGTGATGGGCTGGATCGCTGCGCAAGTCGGCGTCGAGGAATTCATCGTCACGGTGTGGACCATTGCCCGCTGGCCGGTGGTCGTGATCCTGATGATGGTGGCGGTGGCGCTGATCTATTACGTCATGCCCGACGTTAAACAGGAGTTTCGCTTTATCACGCCGGGTTCGGTGCTGGCGGTGGTGGTGTGGATCCTCGCATCGGTAGGCTTCGGCCTGTACGTCAAAACATTTGCCGACTACAACGCCATGTATGGCAGTATCGGCGCGATCATCGTGCTGTTGCTGTACTTCTATATTTCCGCTGCCGTGTTGCTGCTCGGTGCTGAAATGAATGCGGTGATCGAACACATGTCGACCGAAGGCAAGAATGCTGGCGAAAAAGTCGCCGGCGAGCCGGAGCCCAAACACCACGTTTCGGGACTGGGTCGGGATCACTCGATCAAGCCGAGCACAGACGAAGTCACCAAATGA
- a CDS encoding CsbD family protein, whose protein sequence is MGSTGDKVKGMANEAVGNVKQGVGKATGNDKMRAEGVVQEKKGEAQQAVGKVKDAVKKGVDKA, encoded by the coding sequence ATGGGCAGCACTGGCGATAAAGTAAAAGGCATGGCCAACGAAGCCGTCGGCAACGTCAAGCAAGGCGTCGGCAAGGCCACCGGTAACGACAAAATGCGCGCCGAAGGCGTGGTGCAGGAAAAGAAAGGCGAAGCACAGCAAGCAGTGGGCAAGGTCAAGGACGCGGTGAAGAAAGGTGTCGACAAGGCTTGA
- the fadD1 gene encoding long-chain-fatty-acid--CoA ligase FadD1, which yields MIEDFWKDKYPAGIAVEINPDEYPNIQAVLKQSCQRFADKPAFSNLGKTITYGELYELSGAFAAYLQQHTDLQPGDRIAVQLPNVLQYPVAVFGAIRAGLIVVNTNPLYTAREMEHQFNDSGAKALVCLANMAHLAQAVVPKTGVRHVIVTEVADLLPPLKRLLVNSVIKYVKKMVPAYHLPKAIKFNDVLRKGHGQPVAEANPASSDVAVLQYTGGTTGVAKGAMLTHRNLVANMLQCKALMGSNLNEGCEILITPLPLYHIYAFTFHCMAMMLIGNHNILISNPRDLTAMVKELSKWKFSGFVGLNTLFVALCNNEGFRKLDFSALKITLSGGMALQLAAAERWKAVTGCAICEGYGMTETSPVATVNPIQNIQIGTIGIPVPSTLCKIIDDAGVELPLGEIGELCVKGPQVMKGYWQRQEATDEILDSEGWLKTGDIAVIQPDGYMRIVDRKKDMILVSGFNVYPNELEDVLATLPGVLQCAAIGVPDEKSGEAIKIFIVAKPGVTLTKEQVMEHMRANVTGYKVPRSVEFRDALPTTNVGKILRRELRDEELKKLAAKKVSA from the coding sequence ATGATCGAAGACTTTTGGAAGGATAAGTACCCTGCCGGGATTGCTGTCGAGATCAATCCCGACGAGTATCCGAATATTCAGGCGGTATTGAAGCAGTCCTGCCAACGCTTTGCCGACAAACCGGCATTCAGCAATCTGGGCAAGACAATCACCTATGGTGAACTGTACGAATTGTCCGGTGCCTTTGCCGCTTACCTGCAACAGCATACCGACTTGCAGCCAGGCGATCGAATCGCCGTACAACTGCCCAACGTCTTGCAATACCCGGTCGCCGTCTTCGGCGCCATCCGCGCCGGGCTGATCGTGGTCAATACCAACCCGTTGTACACCGCGCGGGAAATGGAACACCAATTCAACGACTCCGGTGCCAAGGCGCTGGTCTGCCTGGCCAACATGGCGCACCTGGCCCAGGCCGTCGTGCCGAAAACCGGTGTCAGGCACGTGATCGTCACCGAGGTGGCCGACTTGTTGCCGCCGCTCAAGCGTTTGCTGGTCAACAGCGTCATCAAGTACGTGAAGAAAATGGTCCCGGCGTATCACTTGCCCAAGGCCATCAAGTTCAACGACGTGCTGCGCAAGGGCCACGGCCAGCCAGTGGCTGAAGCCAACCCGGCCAGCAGCGACGTCGCGGTGCTGCAATACACCGGCGGCACCACCGGCGTCGCCAAGGGCGCGATGCTGACCCATCGCAACCTGGTGGCGAACATGTTGCAGTGCAAGGCGCTGATGGGGTCCAACCTCAACGAAGGCTGCGAGATCCTGATCACGCCGCTGCCGCTGTACCACATCTATGCCTTCACCTTTCATTGCATGGCGATGATGTTGATCGGCAACCACAACATCCTGATCAGCAACCCGCGTGACTTGACGGCGATGGTCAAGGAACTGTCGAAGTGGAAGTTCAGCGGCTTTGTCGGGCTGAACACGCTGTTCGTCGCCCTGTGCAACAACGAAGGCTTCCGCAAGCTGGATTTCTCTGCGCTGAAAATCACGCTGTCGGGCGGGATGGCCTTGCAACTGGCTGCAGCCGAGCGCTGGAAAGCGGTCACCGGCTGCGCCATCTGCGAAGGTTACGGTATGACCGAAACCAGCCCGGTGGCCACGGTCAATCCGATCCAGAACATCCAGATCGGTACTATTGGCATTCCCGTGCCGTCGACCTTGTGCAAGATCATCGACGACGCCGGCGTTGAACTGCCCTTGGGCGAAATCGGCGAACTGTGCGTGAAAGGTCCGCAGGTCATGAAAGGCTACTGGCAGCGCCAGGAAGCCACCGACGAAATTCTCGACAGTGAAGGCTGGTTGAAGACGGGTGACATCGCGGTGATCCAGCCTGATGGCTATATGCGCATCGTCGATCGCAAGAAAGACATGATCCTGGTGTCCGGCTTCAACGTGTACCCGAACGAGCTCGAAGACGTGCTGGCGACCCTGCCGGGTGTGCTGCAATGCGCGGCTATCGGCGTACCGGACGAGAAATCGGGCGAGGCGATCAAGATTTTCATCGTCGCCAAACCGGGTGTGACCCTGACCAAGGAGCAGGTGATGGAGCACATGCGCGCCAATGTCACTGGCTACAAGGTTCCTCGGTCTGTCGAGTTCCGCGATGCGCTGCCGACCACCAACGTGGGCAAGATCCTGCGCCGCGAGTTGCGCGATGAAGAGCTGAAGAAGCTGGCTGCGAAGAAGGTCAGCGCATAA